In Primulina huaijiensis isolate GDHJ02 chromosome 6, ASM1229523v2, whole genome shotgun sequence, a single window of DNA contains:
- the LOC140979029 gene encoding uncharacterized protein, whose product MRRKLSPCYVGSYKILDRVGDFAYRLALPPSLFAIQDVFHISMLRKYEPDTSHVLQPDEVELDPSLSYVEQPVRIMDRKKKILRNKVIPLVRVQWTRHGAEESTWELESKMRESYPHLIDSIPSIPLYLMYNDPFSNFSFDMYCK is encoded by the coding sequence atgcgaaGAAAATTATCTCCTTGTTATGTTGGCTCATATaagatccttgatcgagttggggatTTTGCTTATCGATTGGCATTGCCACCATCTTTATTTGCCATTCAAGATGTCTTTCAtatttctatgttgagaaagtatgaaccagatACATCACATGTACTTCAACCCGATGAGGTTGAGCTTGATCCTTCACTTTCCTATGTTGAGCAACCTGTTcgcattatggatcggaagaAAAAGATATTGCGTAATAAAGTGATTCCACtagttcgagtacaatggacgCGACATGGTGCGGAAGAATCaacgtgggaattggaaagcaaaatgcgagaatcatatccgcaTTTAATTGATTCAATTCCATCTATTCCATTGTATTTAATGTATAATGATCCATTttctaattttagttttgatatgtactgtAAGTAG